The Chthoniobacterales bacterium genomic interval TTGCCGAATAAGTGACTCTGTGCGATCGAAGCGGCGGTTTTCCGTTTGCAACGTATGATGTGAGCGGACGATAATTACCTCCTCATGAAACGCATCCTCCGGCTGTATGTCCTCTTCATGGTCCTTTTTGGTGCCATGGCTCCGCTGCGCGCCGCCATCGTCACTCCGATCTACGCGATCGCCAGGCTCAGCTTCGTGGAGGAGCCTTACAATCGCTACCAATTCGGCGTCTTCGACCTTGGCAGCCCGACCGGATCACCCGGCTCTTACGGTTATGCCTGGACCAGCTTGGGCAGTTCTTCGGCTGCCCCCCTGGCCAATCTTGCGCTAAATCCCGTCACCTCGCAGATGTATCTGCAATACGACTTCACGGAATACCGCACGATCAGCACGGGAGGTGTCATCGGTGGCACGAGTCTCGGGTCCATGGACACACTCTTCGGTATGGCCTTCGACAACTCGGGCAATCTTTACGGAGCGCACTATGACCAATGGTTCACGCTCAATCCTGCCACCGGCACGACCATCACAAACACGACAATGTCCGATTTTCTCTATTCGCAGTTCGGCGGAAACATGGCCTATGCGAGCGATGGGGACTTTTACTTCGCCGCCAGTGATCCCCCCGACCCTCTGTTCAACATCACTGCCGCTGGAGTAGACACGATGGTGGGAGATTTCTCGGGAACGAACTACGACGACACGATGTCGAGTGTGATGTTCAGTTCCGGAGTGGACTCCTACTTGCTCAACGAAAATCGTTTGTATCAAGTCACCTTGTCCAACGCCTCCCTGTCCCTCTTGGGAACCGTTACCGGACTGCCGGACGAATTCAACTCGGGTTTCTCCGGGGCTGTCGGCATAGCTTCTGCAGCGCCAGCTGCCGTCCCCGAACCCGGCACTTGGGCCGCGGCGGCATTGCTTGTCGGCGGCGCGGCCTTCATGCGCTGGCGCAAACGCGCGAAGGTTTCTTGAGTTGGAAACTTGAGGTCTGCCACCGCCGAAGGTGCACAGCGTGATATGCCGGGTCTCACCTCTCTTTCTTAGCCGGGTGATTTTGCTGGTGCTCACGAGTTTGGCGGCGCGGGCTTTGCGCTTCCGAATCGTTAGTTTCCGTTTGCAACTTAGGGCGCGAGAGGTCTATAAATGGTTTGAAATGAAGCGTATCCTCCAACTGATCGTCCCGGTCGTATGCCTCCTCGGTGCCATGGCCCCGCTACGGGCCGCCCTTATCATCAACATGGTTGAATCCAGCAGCAATGTGGTGGCCACGATTTCGGGATCGATCAATAGTTGGACCGGCGCGGGCACCCCGGCTGATGGGTCCGGAGCTATGGGGAGCGGCATCCGGCCTGGAGGCACGACGAGTTTGGTCGGATTTGGAAACTTCGTCGGCTTTGTAAGCACGAATTGGTATTATTACACCGCATCGACTTTCCCGACGAACTTTGGCCCCTTGGACAATTTTTGGACGCCAAGTTCTGCCTCGGCCTCCACCACGATGATGTTTCGCGCTAATGTGAACACTAATAATATGTATATATCTAAAAATTATGTTCTTGGAACCCCGGTCACTGGCACACTGACGTGGTCAAACAAGTCCTTTGCCACGCTGCAAGTGACGCCCGGCACCTATGTGTGGAGCTGGACCGGCGATTCGATGACCATGAACATCGGTTCTCCTGCACCCGCTATCCCCGAACCCGGCACATGGGCCGCGGCGGCCTTGCTCGTCGGTGGCGCGGGTTATGTCCGCTGGCGCAAGCGCGCGAAGATCTCTTAAACGTCAAAGCGCCGGGTAATTCGCGGTGTTGGCAGACCAACGCGTCACTGCAGGAAAACGTTGACCGTGTCGGCGAAGTGTTTGCCGTGCTGCATCTTCAGAAACACCCACCACAGCGCTGACGCCGCTCGGCTGACGAATCAGTGGTCGGCCTTCGCTTGGATTTCGGCGACGGTCACCGTGCCGCTCCCATCCGCGTCGATTTTGCTGAAGTTGGCCGCCACGCGGGGCATTCCGGCCTGGGCTTCGGCCAACGTGAGTTGTCCGTCATGGTTGGTATCCGCCGCGGCGAAGCGCTCGGCGATTTGTTCGTCGCGCGAGGTGTCGGCGCCGGCGGCGCACGTCAGAACAAACAAACAGGCCACAGTCAAAAATCCCGTGCGTTCCAAGATGAGAAGTTTCGAGGTCATGCAGGAAGTTTCGTGTAGCCGGGGATGAAGTAAAGCGGGCAATGCATGGACATTGTCAGCGCGGCAACCAACTGACACGGGTAAAATCAAGGTCCAGAGAAACGATTGAGATCAGGCGGCGGTGCCGATCAGCGCTTAGGCGAAACAGGTCCGGGCGAACCCGCGCAAACCGACAGCCTGACTTTTACTGCAGGAACGCGTTGATCGTGTCGGCGAAGTGTTTGGGTTCGGTGTAGAGGAAGGAATGGCCGCCTTTGAAATGTGCGAGTCGAGCGAACGCAGGCTTGTTGACGGTATTTGCTTATGCGTATATGATTCGTTCATGGATTTGGTGCGTATCCACGAGTGTCTGTGTGACCGCACGCGCCTGCGCATTGTCCATCTTCTTCTGCACGGACCACTTTGCGTCTGCCACTTGCAG includes:
- a CDS encoding EF-hand domain-containing protein, with protein sequence MTSKLLILERTGFLTVACLFVLTCAAGADTSRDEQIAERFAAADTNHDGQLTLAEAQAGMPRVAANFSKIDADGSGTVTVAEIQAKADH